ATCCTCGGCGGGATTGTCATCCTTGTCAGCGGCGAGAATCCGATCCGCGCATACGGCGCCCTGTTCACCGGTTCCTTCGGCTCTCCCGCCAGATTCATCGATGGCTTTCAAGCGTACTTCTCCACCGGCGAGACCCGCCTGTTGTTGCGCGCTTTCTACCCCTTTACAGAAAGCCTTGTCACTGCCACACCGTACATTTTTGCCGGGCTTTCGGTGGCGATTGGCTTCCGTTGCGGGCTATTCAACATCGGCGCGGAAGGGCAGTTCTTCATCGGCGCGTTATGCTGCGCATTTGTCGGTTACAGCATTTCAGGTCTGCCCATGGTAATCCACCTGCCGCTTGCAATTCTCGGCGGAGCGCTGGGCGGCGCGATTTGGGGCATGGTGCCCGGCTACCTCAAAGCCCGTTTCGGCGCGCACGAAGTGGTCAACACCATCATGATGAACTGGATCGCCTTCAAGTTGAGCGACTGGCTGTTGAACGGACCGATGAAAGCTTCCGGCTTCAGGCCCGTCACCCCGAATGTAATGGCGACCGCCGAACTTCCACGCTTCTTCCCGGACCCGCTGCGCTTCAACCTCGGTTTCTTCATCGCCCTGCTAGTCGCGTATCTCGTCTATTGGTTCCTTTTCAAGACCACACTGGGATTTGAAATCCGGTCGGTGGGCGCAAATCCCGATGCCGCCAAATACGCGGGCATGAACATCGTGCGCAACTTTGTCCTGGTGATGGTCCTCTCGGGCGGGCTGGCCGGGTTGGCCGGCACAGCGCAGGTTCTCGGCGTGGATCACTGGGTCGGGCAGGGATTCTCAGCCGGGTACGGATTCGATGCGATTGCGATCGCCCTGCTCGGTAAAAGCCACCCGGCAGGGGTCGTTATGGCAGCGCTTTTGTTCGGATTTCTCCGCAGCGGCGCTACAAACATGCAATCCATTGCCCGAATTCCGATCGACATCATCTCTATCATTCAAGGCATGGTGATCATTTTCATTGCCGCTCCGGCCATCATTCGCTGGTTCTACCGCATCCGCGCAGTCAAGAGTGATGAGACTGTGCTCACCCGCGGCTGGGGCAGTTAACGAGGCATCCATGACAAACTCAACTCTTGAGATCAGTTCGGCGGCGGAAAAACGTCGTCGCATTTCCTTCGGCATTACATTGATTGTAGTCGGACTGGTCATTTACCTATTGTTCGGCTTGAACACCGTGCCTGGCACCATGACAACCTTTGGCTTGAACCTGCTCGGTTCGCAGGCCATGGAAGTTCCAGACCTGGTGGTGCCCGCGCTGCCTGCCATTTATTTCATGGCGGCGATCGCGGTCTTCGTAGGCGCTTATCAACTGGCGCGCGGCGTGCGTTCGAACGGTTTGCTGATCGGCATTCTGGCATTCACGTTCGTATTTGCATTCCTGATGTGGGCGGCGCAGGATAAATCCTTCAACCTGACCGGTATGTTACAAAGTTCGCTGGTGCGCGCCACGCCCATCGCCCTGGCGGCGCTATGCGGCGTGATCAGCGAGCGCTCGGCGGTCATCAACATCGGCATCGAAGGCATCATGCTCATGTCAGCATTGGTGGCGGTCGTCACCGCCACCGTATCAGGCAATCTATACGTCGGATTGGTTTCGGCCATCCTCATGGGAGGACTGGTTTCGGCCTTCCACGCCTTTCTCGTCATCCGCTTCAAGGTGGACCAGATCATCAGCGGCGTCGCCATCAATATCTTCGGCGCCGGCGCGACCTCTTTCATCAGTTCGCGCTTCATGGCGCACGCAACAGACACGTTGAACAATTCCGGCACATTCCCCATCATCGCCATTCCCGGGCTTTCGAAAATTCCCATATTGGGACCGGTGCTGTTCGAAAACAACCTGATCGTATATCTCACGATCATCCTTGTGATCATCATGCACATCATGCTGTTCTATACCCCCTGGGGGCTGCGCACGCGAGCCGTGGGAGAACATCCCAAAGCCGCAGACACACTGGGCGTGAACGTTTACCTCACGCGCTACGTCAATGTGACACTGGGAGGCATGATCGCGGGTCTCGGCGGCGCATATTTCACCATCGGTTCAGTCGGACGTTTCGACGAGATCCTGACGGCCGGCAAGGGCTTCATCGGTCTTGCCGCGATGATCTTCGGCAACTGGAATCCCATCGGCGCATACACATCGTCGCTCATTTTCGGCTTCGCGGATTCGTTGCAGGTCAAATTACAGATTCTGCGCGTGCCGATCCCCTCTGAGTTTTTGCTCATGGCTCCCTACATCGTGACCATGATCATCCTGACCGGCGTGGTCGGGCGTGCCATTCCACCCGCAGCAGACGGCCAGCCGTACGAGAAGTAAGCCCCTCACTCGGACCTTTAGCTTGATCCGCAAAACAGGAGTTTTACCAACTCCTGTTTTTATTTCGTGGGACAAGCCTGCAGACCTGCACTACTGCGGTAAAATATTTTCGTAAAAAGAGGAGAAGCAATGAAAAAGTTTACACGCATGTTTCATTTGTTCATCATCTGCGCCTTGTTTCTCGGCGCCTGCAACCTGCCTGCGGACGAGCCGGAAGGCGCTGAAGCAAGCAGCACCTTTGCCGCGCAAACCGTGGAAGCTCTTCTAAAAATAACCCCCACCGCCACATCCACCTTTGTTGTACCGCCCACAAACTCCCCGGTTCCCACAAACACAAATACACCCGTCCCCACCGCCACCCCGGTCTGTCCGCAGGGACAATTCGTTACCGATGTGACCATCCCCGACGGGACGATCATGAACCCGGGGCAAACCTTCACGAAGAAATGGCGCATCCGAAATACCGGGACATGCGCCTGGAGCGGCTATAGCATGGTCTTCGACAGCGGCGATTCCATGAGCGGACCCGCCTCACAGCCCATCGGCGTTATCAATCCGGGGCAGGAGA
This portion of the Anaerolineales bacterium genome encodes:
- a CDS encoding ABC transporter permease produces the protein MSNTAAPEKKERKRSSFWQELSVPALAVLTGLILGGIVILVSGENPIRAYGALFTGSFGSPARFIDGFQAYFSTGETRLLLRAFYPFTESLVTATPYIFAGLSVAIGFRCGLFNIGAEGQFFIGALCCAFVGYSISGLPMVIHLPLAILGGALGGAIWGMVPGYLKARFGAHEVVNTIMMNWIAFKLSDWLLNGPMKASGFRPVTPNVMATAELPRFFPDPLRFNLGFFIALLVAYLVYWFLFKTTLGFEIRSVGANPDAAKYAGMNIVRNFVLVMVLSGGLAGLAGTAQVLGVDHWVGQGFSAGYGFDAIAIALLGKSHPAGVVMAALLFGFLRSGATNMQSIARIPIDIISIIQGMVIIFIAAPAIIRWFYRIRAVKSDETVLTRGWGS
- a CDS encoding ABC transporter permease — encoded protein: MTNSTLEISSAAEKRRRISFGITLIVVGLVIYLLFGLNTVPGTMTTFGLNLLGSQAMEVPDLVVPALPAIYFMAAIAVFVGAYQLARGVRSNGLLIGILAFTFVFAFLMWAAQDKSFNLTGMLQSSLVRATPIALAALCGVISERSAVINIGIEGIMLMSALVAVVTATVSGNLYVGLVSAILMGGLVSAFHAFLVIRFKVDQIISGVAINIFGAGATSFISSRFMAHATDTLNNSGTFPIIAIPGLSKIPILGPVLFENNLIVYLTIILVIIMHIMLFYTPWGLRTRAVGEHPKAADTLGVNVYLTRYVNVTLGGMIAGLGGAYFTIGSVGRFDEILTAGKGFIGLAAMIFGNWNPIGAYTSSLIFGFADSLQVKLQILRVPIPSEFLLMAPYIVTMIILTGVVGRAIPPAADGQPYEK